The Rhopalosiphum maidis isolate BTI-1 chromosome 1, ASM367621v3, whole genome shotgun sequence genome has a segment encoding these proteins:
- the LOC113553051 gene encoding N-alpha-acetyltransferase 30-like, which produces MADVQLQSHELDTRDDDKSVVLSDVVNRVNESIVYSNTDLIADVNLLSISENNVYSGDVAQNNLPCLNSISLTSSSSSSQCKPSCSSSAINNSDHAEGLQQIDGVKYVCYKNEQQMKDIMRLIQKDLSEPYSIYTYRYFIHNWPKLCFLAVDVDKSVGAIVCKLDAHRKVRRGYIAMLAVDENYRKQHIGSNLVLNAIEAMVNDGADEVVLETEITNKPALKSYENLGFVRDKRLFCYYLNGVDALRLKLWLR; this is translated from the exons ATGGCAGACGTACAACTTCAATCCCACGAGCTAGACACAAGAGATGATGACAAGTCTGTAGTGCTGTCTGACGTTGTCAACCGTGTAAATGAATCTATCGTTTACTCAAACACCGACCTAATTGCAGATGTGAATCTGCTATCGATATCTGAAAATAATGTCTATAGCGGCGATGTAGCGCAAAATAATTTGCCCTGTTTGAACTCTATATCGTTGACTTCCTCATCGTCGTCTAGTCAATGTAAGCCGTCGTGTTCGTCTAGTGCTATAAATAATAGCGATCATGCCGAAGGCTTACAGCAAATTGACGGTGTCAAAtatgtttgttataaaaacgAGCAACAAATGAAGGACATAATGCGGTTAATACAAAAAGACTTATCTGAACCATATTCAATCTACACATACCgctattttatacacaattggCCTAAACTATGTTTCCTT gCTGTAGACGTAGATAAAAGTGTTGGAGCAATTGTGTGTAAGTTAGACGCACACAGAAAAGTTAGAAGAGGTTATATTGCAATGTTGGCAGTAGATGAGAATTACCGAAAACAGcatattg GTTCTAATTTAGTATTGAATGCAATAGAAGCCATGGTGAATGATGGAGCTGATgag GTTGTACTTGAAACAGAAATCACTAATAAACCAGCATTAAAATCATATGAAAACTTAGGCTTTGTACGAGATAAACGTCTATTTTGCTACTATTTGAATGGTGTGGATGCattacgtttaaaattatgGCTCAGATAA